In Alosa alosa isolate M-15738 ecotype Scorff River chromosome 19, AALO_Geno_1.1, whole genome shotgun sequence, a genomic segment contains:
- the LOC125284662 gene encoding antimicrobial peptide NK-lysin-like produces MTGIYTPLFLCITSILLTSVWTSHEAGFEEQRVKTGSGTEAFPGACKACKWIVKKMRKALPDEAGEDIIREQLKSVCNKTFILKSACRWLVRKYTDQLTAELSTSDDVRTICVHLKACRPKSLPGFI; encoded by the exons ATGACGGGCATATATACACCATTATTCTTGTGCATTACTTCAATTCTTCTGACTTCAG TTTGGACAAGTCATGAAGCTGGTTTTGAGGAGCAACGCGTGAAG ACTGggtcaggaacagaggcatttCCAGGGGCTTGCAAGGCTTGTAAATGGATTGTAAAGAAGATGAGGAAAGCACTCCCTGACGAGGCTGGTGAG GACATAATCAGAGAGCAGCTGAAAAGTGTGTGCAATAAAACTTTCATCCTGAAATCTGCATGCCGATGGCTTGTGAGAAAGTACACTGACCAGTTGACGGCAGAACTTTCCACATCAGATGATGTGAGGACCATCTGTGTCCATCTGAAGGCCTGCAG GCCAAAGTCTCTACCAGGCTTCATCTGA